gttgaaaaaatgtgttacGAAAAATAGTTCAGCAGGAACAACAAATAGtaggaaaaagttgaaaatgagacagcgGCTAAACCCTACTTTATAATAAAGGCGGGGGGAGCTGAAAGTCTCCATGAACTAATACACTGCATATGTTTCAAATATCTAGCGGGTCACAGGTTAATTAAGTTACAACAGTCTCTGGATGTATCTATAGATTCGGTCGGTCGgggtatattattattatttcgttgCACACTTGCACTGTTATTTTAGTTTTGCTATACACAACCATCTCTAGAGGCTCCCAAGAGTTTCGGCAACTTGATTCTGCTCTATTCATGTACTAATACCGGGCGGCTagaaccaaaaaaagagactgGTATAGACTTGAGAGACTCTTTGGCTCTAGACACATTCAGCATGTGTAGTACGACGTACATGTAGAAAAAGAACTcgtgaaaggaaagaagaagaagctttttcttactaaggggaaaaaaagaaagaacagaCTGCATAAGCTGACGTCATCGTGAAGCCCCCGAAGGGCTTCGTTTAGGCTTCTTTTGTGAacggagaagagagagaggagggccAAGCAGTGGGCGCCAAACATGCACAGCACGGAGCTGAGAGAGAGCCAGTTGGCTCACGTCCGTTCACGAGAGCGGACGTGTTTTGATAATTTTgggctttttcctttttttatctctGGGGAGttttagtaaaaataaaaaaaatttcgtcgaCTAAAAAAATCACGACGTTCACTGCGCTcgatttcttgaaaaattaattgaaattaatttttggcgACTAGTGTGCGAAAAATGGGGAAACAAATTGTACATTTCAAGCGCGCCAAATAAGGTAAGAtttgaatcaattttatttcttgggaaatttcttttgataaattcgcgcaaaaaaaagtgaaagttattttattacattttttcatatcattaattttataaaaaagctaaaaaaaaaaatcaataataaaaaaaactgtctgATAGTCGGGTTAGTGACCTCATCagagtttgttgttgttttggatATACCCACACAGTGCAAAGTGCGCTTTTGTGTGAGTGCGCGTACGGATGGAAGGTATGTGATTCACGCTCGGCAGATTCCGATAATACGTGAGAGATGAGGGTCGCGGCCGGGATCCGTTATTACATGTGTATCGCCTAGAGAGTCCAAATAAACTTAATCTATCGCCAGAAGATTTTTGATCTCGGGCgaattattctcttttttttctgtggttCGTTTTCGTTCATAGAAAAATGATGTTGATGGATcagcttaaaaataaaagttacgaGCCGTAGTCGTCAGCTCAAAACAACCATTGAAAGTTGGAAATGACAGCAAGAAGAACTGatcagcagaagaagtgccagaaagaaaaaccacagACGACGCGGTGATCGGGAAAGCAACAAGGGACAATGCGACAAGGGAAAATGCTGAGGACAAACATCTTACGGTTTGAGAAAAAAGTGGAGCCTTTCTCCAATGGATATAAGTCCGTGGCAGTCGTACATTCATCCATCATTCGAGTCTTCGAGCTCAACTTCAACGCAGTGTCTTCAAAGAAAACCGGATAACAAGATACAAACgtaaatcaacaaaattttgaaaagatgAAACGCGCCACATTCAAAGTAAGTTACAGTGAAGTTCATTCAACTGACTGAAATAACCGTttggttaatttaatttaacacAGGTTTTAGTTCCTGTCCTACTGACTCAATTAGCTGTGGCAGTGGTCGGGCACGATGGCGACAATTTGGCGAAAGAATACGGCGCGAagattcaaaaagataaaaacagaAACTCAATGAGTGCCTTTGGCAGTGGTCAGACAGAGGAGTTTGACGAACTTAACCCCAACGGGCGCTACAGTGAATTCTGGCCAATGAGATGGCCCAAAGAGCCAAATCAACCGAAATCAAATCACAAAACAAATCACAAATCTAAGTCACATTTTCCTATTCCAGCTCACAGTTATTTCGCTCCGATTATTTACAACTATGCATCAGCATTCAAACCTTATGTTCCACTTTACGTTCCTAAGAAGACTCCCAGTGTCGACCGCCCTACTTCCGTCTCTCCTacagcttactacaccgaatcACTGATTTACGGTTACACAACGCCATCTTATCCATCACCGACTTTT
The sequence above is drawn from the Daphnia pulicaria isolate SC F1-1A chromosome 1, SC_F0-13Bv2, whole genome shotgun sequence genome and encodes:
- the LOC124316882 gene encoding uncharacterized protein LOC124316882; translated protein: MKRATFKVLVPVLLTQLAVAVVGHDGDNLAKEYGAKIQKDKNRNSMSAFGSGQTEEFDELNPNGRYSEFWPMRWPKEPNQPKSNHKTNHKSKSHFPIPAHSYFAPIIYNYASAFKPYVPLYVPKKTPSVDRPTSVSPTAYYTESLIYGYTTPSYPSPTFSPSPYFPPENMDSTIDPSSRPQYPSIFYNDLKKRAGIITE